The DNA window atttgagtttgatttttcTCTAGGGAGGTGTCAAACTTTATGGGATGCTTTTTTGACGATCTTTAGAAAGTTGTTGTCGAGTAACGTTGTTTGATAGTGAAAGATGGGATCGATGGTTCGGCATTGAGAGATGTTGcgttgcattttttttctttaattagacTTTTTTTCGAATGATATAAGATGTGGAAGATGCTGCTCTCTTATCGTGAAAACTTGTGTGGAACAAATTGAATTATCTGGCAGTTTTTTTGGATAGACATTATCTCTAGTGAGATTAAAATTAATAGTCTATAGATTAAAATCAATAATTAGgtatgtgtttggattcaaacgcaacTGTAGCGATGAGATGAGAAAGTAAAATGACTATTAAGCACATcacattaaaatttatatataatagaagttttaaaatattttatttttattaaattattataaaaatgtgaaattgtaattttatttaataaaataatatgtatcacaatatttttttataaatattttaattaattgttttataataatttaaaattatttattatactaaatggtaaataattttagttatttttaaagttaataatttttataacaatgctaaatattattttaacaaataaaaatattatattataaaataaagagagatgtagagaataaagaataaagaaattatgaaagcaatagagaatgtactttattgatcaaagggataattacaatgcttcatcagagtctctatttataggcataagaatttaaagtatatcaaaacttgATCTTGATTTTGATCATGAGAAACattcacttaataagatattcataacacatTACACAAGCACTACATTTAAATCCATTAAAAAAActgatattaaataataattttgattatatttatgttaaaaataatataataataaagttaaaaaCAAGAGATTAACCCTTCATTTTGACCTGCGTTTACTCCACTAGAGGTCAAAGCTCCAGCCAATTTTTAAGACACGAGTGAGTTAATCTCACCCAATATATATATAACGTGCAGGAGGGGGTACTAACTTTTGTATACACttctataatatttataattaatattttagaaatttaatccatacatttattaatatgtatatttattgttggcaatccaaaaaatgttttaagaatatttttagtTACCAAAATTTCTACTgttgcagaaaatattttaaaatattttcagttGCCTATTTTTCTGTTTTCTCTTTCAGAAAACAATTTAAATAGTAGGTCATTCTTCTTATTTCTCACAAGTAAACAATAACATTTTCTCTCCTTCTCCTTTCCTTAGTTGGCCTGTTTTTTATCcagttttttcaatttcttttgagAAAAGTAATACCAATTGTAttccattttctttaattattagaGTACTATATTAACCTTGAGGGTGACGTTCACTATACGATTATATCGATCAGGACAGACTCGTTTACTTCTAAGGTAGTGATTCTTCTACGACACCatgactattttatttatttaagctcaattgTTTTTCTTATCAGTACTAACAATTTCGTTTTGTTGTAATATGTAGATGataatatgaacgagaatttaaagaaaaataaattaaaataattaaaatttatttggaaaagaaattaaaagatggaTAGTATCTCATCTACTTACCATATAAACCAAATacttggaaaagaaaaattttgaggatttacaaagcgtgtctcagccgtgtggtgtGTTTTCTCCTACTATAAATTATACGCACTGACCCTAATCCAACCTTCTCGTTTTCTAAACAAGTCTTTAATCACAGTGCTTCGATCACAGTGCTTTGAAGCAATGTCCAACGCTACTGCCGAAGAAGACGATATACGAGTCGACATTCCAATGTCCGATGACCAACTCAAACGAAACATGCGTCCAATATTGCATAAACCATATGGTTCCATGGATCTTGTTTCCGTCAAGGCCCCAGCCAAGCACGGTTCCCACTCCAAGGTCCTGCTCCATCCCCTACCTTCTCTACATGTTTACAATTTTATTTCGAAAACTACCATTTATACGTACTAAATATATGTGTTATGTATTGGATTGAAGGATTCGAACTGGTGGGTGGTGTTGAATCTGGCATTTCAGAGCATAGGCATCGTTTATGGGGATCTTGGAACATCACCACTCTACGTTTACCCCAGCATCTTCAGTAATGGCATAAAGCATAGAGATGATATATTGGGGGCTCTTTCTTTGGTCTTTTATACCCTTACCTTTCTTCCTCTGGTTAAGTATGTTTTCGTTGTCTTACGAGCCAACGATAATGGTGAAGGTAAGTCAAACCTATGATAGGATTTTCAATTAGGTTTACTTTGTAAAGtcacaataataaataaaatcagaccaaaaatgaaaatttgatgccagaatatataattttatgttttttgataaattttatcaaaataaaaatcagGAGGAACGTTTGCACTCTACTCATTGATATGTCGCTATGCAAGAGTGAGTTTGATCCCTAGTCAACAAGCTGAAGACCGTGAAGTATCCAATTACAAACTGGAATTGCCAAGCAAGCGATTGAAACTAGCTTCGGTACTAAAGTCTAGCTTACAGAAGAGCCAATTCGCCAAAATTTTCTTATTGCTTGTCACCATGCTTGGTACTTCTATGGTCATTGGCGACAGTATCTTCACTCCTTCCATCTCTGGTAATTCACTAATTACTTTCTCttcttattaatttattaatttttcatggtaattcaaaaaaatagaaaaaaaagtaaatgacTTGGTGTATTGTAGTTTTATCTGCCGTGGCTGGTGTCAAGGAAGTAACATCTGCCCTCACAGacggtatatatatatgtttgttatcATTCCTTATTGACATATCTATGTGGCTTAAACAAGATTTAGTGTTGTAAACAGATATGATTGCTGGGATATCAGTAGTAATATTGATCTTCCTCTTCATGATTCAAAGATTTGGAACTCACAGAGTGAGTTACACCTTTGCTCCCGTTCTTTGTGTTTGGTTTGTACTCATTGGTGGAATCGGTTTCTACAACATCATAAAACACGATAAAACAGTTCTTAAAGCCATCAATCCAATGTACATTGTTGAGTACTTCATCAGGAACAAAAAAGATGCATGGATTTCTCTCGGTGGAGTTGTTCTTTGCACAACAGGAGCCGAAGCACTATTTGCTGATCTTGGTCATTTCTCGGTTCGAGCCATTCAAGTCAGCATGTGCTCCATGGTCTACCCTGCTTTAATATTGGCATATACTGGACAATCCTCTTATCTTCGCCAGTATCCAGATGAGGTTTCTGATGCATTTTATAAATCAGTTCCAGGTCGTGAATAAATGTCCATGGTTCCTTTTCTAGTAGTGTTAATCATGTATAAGTGGCTTCTTatgataattatttatgaatgtgcAGGTCCATTGTATTGGCCAATGTTTGTAGTGTCCATATTGGCTGCAGCTATAGCAAGTCAAGCAATGATCTCAGGGACATTCTCAATAGTCCATCAATCACTCTCTCTAGGGTGTTTCCCTCCTGTCAAAGTTGTCTATACATCCGCAAATCATGAAGGACAAGTTTACATACCAGCAATCAATTACATTTTGATGTTGGCTTGTATCGGTGTCACTGCGGGTTTCAAGTCCACAGTAAAGATTGGCAATGCATATGGTAATCATTTCAACAACTCTGCATTTTATGCTTTAGCCTCTTCTCAATTTACAATGCTAATGAATTTCCATTATTCCTTTTCAATGTTATTACAGGAACTGCTGTAGTGTTTGTAATGACTCTTACATCATCCTTGCTGGTTCTGGTCATGATCATGATATGGAAAactaacatatttttaataatcttATACATTCTTACCATTGGATTTGTGGAACTACTCTATCTGAGTTCAGTTCTCTATAAATTTACCTCCGGAGGGTACTTGCCGCTGGCATTTTCAGCAGTTTTAATGATTATAATGTATGTTTGGAATGATGTGTATCGAAGAAAGTACCATTACGAGCTTGACCATAAGATTTCCCCTGCAAGATTAAAGGAGATATCTGCCAACAAAAACATGTCTAGAATTCCAGGACTTGCCATGTTCTATTCAGAGCTGGTTCATGGTATCCCACCCATTTTCGAGCATTATGTCTCAAATGTACCAGCATTGCATTCCATCATTGTCTTTGTTTCCATGAAATCACTACACATTAACAAAGTTCCACCGGAAGAAAGATACTTTTTCCGAAGAGTCGAACCAAGAGAGCTTTTTGCCTTTCAATGTGTTGTTCGATACGGATACAAAGATGTGCGGGAAGTGGCCTTTGAGGAAACATTAGTGACAAGACTGAAAGAGTTCATCCAAGAAGAAATACTGCTGCAAAATCAAATGCTATCTACCATTGGAAACAATGCTGAAAAGGGCACAGAACCGGAAGGGGAAATCGTTGAAAGGAACAATGATGTTGCGAATGCGAAGCAAGTGGAAGAAGAGATCATGCAACAAGAAATAGAACAACTGCAGAAAGAATGGGAAGAGGCAGGTATAGTTCACATGATTGGTGAAAGTGAGGTGATTGCAAAGAAAGAAGCCAATATAATGAAGAGGATAGTGATTAATCATGTATATAATTTGTTGAAGAGAAATGTAAGGCAAAGAGAGAAGGTGTTTGATATTCCTCACAAGCGGATACTTAAAGTTGGCATGACTTATCAGCTTTAAAACAAGTAGCTAGATTTATTCAGAAAATGAATGGGAGATGATGTGGGATGTGGGTGGTCTTATGCTTGTTTTGTGTTAGGTGAATCAGG is part of the Gossypium hirsutum isolate 1008001.06 chromosome D11, Gossypium_hirsutum_v2.1, whole genome shotgun sequence genome and encodes:
- the LOC107904611 gene encoding potassium transporter 5, with amino-acid sequence MSNATAEEDDIRVDIPMSDDQLKRNMRPILHKPYGSMDLVSVKAPAKHGSHSKDSNWWVVLNLAFQSIGIVYGDLGTSPLYVYPSIFSNGIKHRDDILGALSLVFYTLTFLPLVKYVFVVLRANDNGEGGTFALYSLICRYARVSLIPSQQAEDREVSNYKLELPSKRLKLASVLKSSLQKSQFAKIFLLLVTMLGTSMVIGDSIFTPSISVLSAVAGVKEVTSALTDDMIAGISVVILIFLFMIQRFGTHRVSYTFAPVLCVWFVLIGGIGFYNIIKHDKTVLKAINPMYIVEYFIRNKKDAWISLGGVVLCTTGAEALFADLGHFSVRAIQVSMCSMVYPALILAYTGQSSYLRQYPDEVSDAFYKSVPGPLYWPMFVVSILAAAIASQAMISGTFSIVHQSLSLGCFPPVKVVYTSANHEGQVYIPAINYILMLACIGVTAGFKSTVKIGNAYGTAVVFVMTLTSSLLVLVMIMIWKTNIFLIILYILTIGFVELLYLSSVLYKFTSGGYLPLAFSAVLMIIMYVWNDVYRRKYHYELDHKISPARLKEISANKNMSRIPGLAMFYSELVHGIPPIFEHYVSNVPALHSIIVFVSMKSLHINKVPPEERYFFRRVEPRELFAFQCVVRYGYKDVREVAFEETLVTRLKEFIQEEILLQNQMLSTIGNNAEKGTEPEGEIVERNNDVANAKQVEEEIMQQEIEQLQKEWEEAGIVHMIGESEVIAKKEANIMKRIVINHVYNLLKRNVRQREKVFDIPHKRILKVGMTYQL